A single Anopheles arabiensis isolate DONGOLA chromosome 2, AaraD3, whole genome shotgun sequence DNA region contains:
- the LOC120898465 gene encoding antigen 5 like allergen Cul n 1-like produces the protein MASFWIFVAIVSCLVGGLQSQTDYCATSYCKNSLINIGCNPPASPGGAGCVGLSPVVITLNSTIQSLILAEHNSRRSQLALGQLAPFLPAVRMPTLSWDTELAKQAGNNARNCTYKHDSCRNTAVYAYAGQNLALTQFYGMTMTIAQLVTSGISSWWSEYNVTTLDQIKGYPSNYVGSPIGHFTQMASDQTSKIGCAMQNWLSGTWKTYYFVCNYAVTNIVSRPVYKTGAVGLNCTTGRNPTYTGLCSPSEIVKPVPN, from the exons ATGGCAAGTTTTTGGATATTCG TTGCGATCGTGAGCTGTCTGGTCGGTGGGCTGCAGTCTCAAACCGACTACTGTGCCACTAGCTACTGTAAGAACAGTCTTATCAACATCGGATGCAACCCCCCTGCCAGCCCGGGCGGTGCCGGTTGCGTGGGGCTTAGCCCCGTCGTCATAACGCTCAACTCCACGATACAGTCGTTGATCCTGGCCGAGCACAACTCGCGCCGCTCGCAGCTGGCCCTGGGTCAGCTGGCACCGTTTCTGCCGGCAGTTCGCATGCCCACCCTTAGCTGGGACACGGAACTTGCCAAGCAAGCGGGCAACAATGCGCGCAACTGTACGTACAAGCACGATAGCTGCCGCAATACTGCCGTCTATGCGTATGCTGGTCAGAATCTTGCGCTAACGCAGTTCTACGGCATGACCATGACGATTGCGCAGCTGGTGACTAGTGGTATCAGTTCCTGGTGGAGTGAGTACAACGTTACTACGCTCGATCAAATCAAGGGTTATCCATCGAATTATGTGGG ATCTCCAATCGGACACTTTACGCAGATGGCAAGTGATCAGACCAGCAAGATTGGATGTGCCATGCAGAATTGGTTGAGCGGCACGTGGAAAACGTACTACTTTGTGTGCAACTACGCCGTCACAAACATCGTCTCCCGTCCGGTCTACAAGACGGGAGCGGTCGGTTTAAACTGTACTACCGGGCGCAATCCCACCTATACCGGGCTGTGCTCTCCGTCAGAAATTGTTAAACCAGTTCCGAACTAA